A region of Candidatus Poribacteria bacterium DNA encodes the following proteins:
- a CDS encoding HEAT repeat domain-containing protein has protein sequence MSQQQEFGACPSCGNANLRRLDGNSWFCLDCDWDNLGVISKGNDDLLSSLLHGDIHSRRLAAQALINIGDADRHLAALTDANALLEALDDEDADVRYFVAIALGKLEASLSLGKLKQLAQDDASALVREGAKTAVEQIEARYLR, from the coding sequence ATGAGCCAGCAACAGGAATTTGGGGCATGCCCCTCATGTGGAAATGCAAATCTCCGTCGATTGGACGGTAATTCATGGTTCTGTTTGGATTGTGACTGGGATAACTTAGGTGTCATTTCCAAAGGAAACGACGACTTGCTCTCCTCTCTCCTTCACGGAGACATCCATTCGCGGCGGCTCGCCGCGCAAGCGTTGATTAATATCGGTGATGCTGACCGACACCTTGCCGCGCTAACGGATGCAAACGCCCTCTTAGAAGCACTTGACGACGAAGATGCCGATGTGCGCTACTTCGTCGCAATCGCACTCGGTAAACTGGAGGCGAGTCTCAGTCTTGGTAAACTGAAGCAACTCGCCCAAGACGATGCCTCCGCACTCGTGCGGGAAGGAGCTAAAACCGCGGTGGAACAGATAGAGGCGCGCTATCTTCGTTAG
- a CDS encoding Gfo/Idh/MocA family oxidoreductase, with amino-acid sequence MEKIRLGYIGCGFMAQKVHIPNFTSIPDCELIGLAEVRTELGKKVQSRFGIPKLYRDHDELAQNADIEAVAVSADFALQGEIARDLLLAGKHVFMEKPMAVSVEQAEAIVAASQKSGKKLMVGYMKRYDAGNEIVKTKIAQFRETNELGRLTYARNHGFGGDWVCNLDTHMDGTTETKPSAPVKTPEWIPDQWRGSYLGYLQQYTHNINLMRWFLDAGDKVSVRVVDLDANGYSGIVIFDMDGIRVTLETGHVSHYRWDEHSQIYFENGWVHTWAPPLLLKNTPAEVEIYRAGEEQEITQPIPRPSWTWAYHREAEYFVANVRNDEPFRSSAEDTLTDVRLFEDIYQILIEQQK; translated from the coding sequence ATGGAAAAAATTCGACTCGGTTATATTGGTTGTGGGTTCATGGCACAGAAAGTCCACATCCCAAATTTTACAAGCATCCCGGACTGTGAACTCATTGGGCTTGCAGAGGTACGTACTGAACTCGGGAAAAAAGTCCAAAGCCGTTTCGGTATCCCTAAACTTTATCGGGACCATGACGAACTCGCACAAAACGCTGATATTGAAGCAGTCGCTGTGTCTGCCGATTTCGCATTGCAAGGTGAAATCGCGCGGGATCTCCTTTTGGCAGGTAAGCACGTCTTCATGGAGAAACCGATGGCTGTTTCCGTTGAACAAGCCGAAGCTATTGTAGCAGCGTCACAAAAGTCTGGCAAAAAGTTGATGGTCGGCTACATGAAACGGTACGATGCCGGAAACGAGATCGTCAAGACAAAAATCGCTCAATTCCGAGAAACAAACGAACTCGGACGCTTGACGTACGCCAGAAATCACGGATTTGGTGGGGATTGGGTCTGTAATCTCGATACCCACATGGATGGGACAACAGAAACAAAACCGAGCGCGCCTGTCAAAACGCCAGAATGGATACCCGACCAATGGCGCGGCTCTTATTTAGGATACCTACAACAGTACACGCACAATATCAACCTGATGCGTTGGTTTCTTGATGCTGGCGACAAAGTTAGCGTCAGAGTCGTCGATTTAGACGCTAACGGATATTCTGGTATTGTTATCTTCGATATGGACGGTATCCGTGTGACGTTAGAGACTGGACATGTCTCTCATTACCGTTGGGATGAGCATAGTCAAATCTATTTTGAGAACGGATGGGTCCATACGTGGGCACCGCCGTTGCTTTTGAAAAATACGCCTGCAGAAGTCGAAATCTATCGTGCTGGAGAAGAACAAGAAATCACCCAGCCGATTCCGAGACCGAGTTGGACCTGGGCATATCACAGAGAAGCGGAGTACTTTGTAGCGAATGTCCGCAACGATGAACCTTTCCGCTCTTCAGCCGAGGATACCCTCACAGATGTCAGGCTCTTTGAGGACATCTACCAAATCCTCATTGAACAGCAGAAATAG